One Lampris incognitus isolate fLamInc1 chromosome 14, fLamInc1.hap2, whole genome shotgun sequence DNA window includes the following coding sequences:
- the LOC130123854 gene encoding uncharacterized protein LOC130123854, producing the protein MDHIRDHTYGMRIGHAFNNEAVLTGDMLDQAYQEGRRIALALRHEIDYAEDVDEHLLDEAYQEGRVIALHVKHDAVPTEARPINAKDGTNSVVKLLLSVVIFTCPGTEDSQATTTAGNSQPRVFAQEEFDRNMERLSMTSGSFHTDVPAVPLQSSSSWSLRQLTAQEQWKEARPDHLQYLLATEAVGQELCSICHQAAVIRCRDCLPEEWLCEACDVLHHKRWPLHNRDSVVDGFLKAIPPSTCYTKGETGHYISHKQASILPTVRAPQLCSCEVADVTMSPGREVILITINDLIKSGYWPASSHSQTLYTIDLFHSFQDLKSGQINGDALQRSFLEFSYCSFEEDQLCCATPFTCPACTPEMVAVAADGNRKLYRFKRSSGFENTAFFEGLFLAKDSKVSAFVDTIRTAVKSTQGKATCGASQWAAARETSRRASKLDEEGVEVAVCRHGYLLKGLNMYRGEMFAYPLYLQREIQATANVKFFAMDVTCKYWPYLQKVVAALPPLQGLLQMRPFLSIMHARAHATKCELKWSGRNQEGAGTTAGEEVEQVNSYLSRCALTTKYMSKAARVDMLTVHAMEWNRHKGDNLHKALSTRYVKTCQRAVEETARLLELREEVHCSEEMALQWVMDVQEWAGETTDAASDQRSLQQQSIEGLHLSLHHRKQSLYRQNDSNKLRHRLRKNLAKDKRRLFEQIAEYNRLVSEMQINVAVVERV; encoded by the exons ATGGACCACATCCGCGACCACACTTATGGAATGCGCATTGGACATGCTTTCAACAATGAAGCTGTCTTGACTGGAGACATGTTGGACCAGGCCTATCAGGAGGGGAGGCGCATTGCACTTGCTCTGAGGCATGAAATTGATTATGCTGAAGACGTGGACGAGCACTTACTGGACGAGGCCTACCAGGAGGGGAGGGTCATAGCACTCCATGTGAAGCACGATGCTGTCCCAACTGAAGCCAGG CCAATCAACGCCAAGGATGGGACTAACAGTGTTGTCAAGCTGTTGTTGAGCGTCGTCATTT TCACATGCCCTGGTACGGAGGACTCCCAGGCCACGACTACTGCAGGGAATTCCCAGCCAAGAGTGTTTGCTCAAGAAGAATTTG ACCGAAACATGGAGAGGCTGTCAATGACTTCTGGGTCATTCCATACTGATGTGCCTGCTGTGCCTCTGCAAAGCTCCTCGTCTTGGTCCTTGCGTCAGCTGACAGCCCAAGAACAGTGGAAGGAAGCTCGGCCAGACCACCTGCAATATCTACTGGCAACTGAGGCTGTTGGCCAGGAGTTGTGCTCTATCTGCCATCAGGCTGCTGTTATAAG GTGCAGAGACTGCCTTCCCGAGGAGTGGTTGTGTGAGGCCTGTGATGTGTTGCACCATAAAAGATGGCCACTCCACAACAGAGACAGCGTGGTGGATGGCTTCCTCAAGGCCATCCCACCATCCACATGCTATACTAAAGGGGAAACTGGACACTACATCTCACACAAGCAAG CTTCCATTTTACCCACAGTGCGCGCACCACAGCTATGCTCATGTGAAGTTGCTGACGTCACTATGTCTCCAGGCAGAGAAGTCATCCTTATCACCATAAACG ATCTAATCAAGAGTGGTTACTGGCCAGCCTCTTCACATTCCCAGACCCTGTACACTATTGACCTCTTCCACTCATTCCAAGACCTGAAG TCAGGGCAAATCAATGGGGATGCACTTCAGCGGAGCTTCCTGGAGTTCAGCTATTGCTCGTTTGAGGAGGACCAGCTCTGCTGTGCGACCCCGTTCACCTGCCCCGCCTGTACCCCAGAAATGGTGGCTGTAGCAGCTGATGGAAACCGGAAGCTTTACCGCTTTAAACGATCCAGCGG ctTCGAAAACACTGCATTTTTTGAAGGGCTGTTTCTTGCCAAGGACAGTAAGGTGTCAGCTTTTGTTGACACCATTAGGACTGCAGTGAAAAGC ACGCAAGGCAAAGCAACATGCGGTGCTTCGCAGTGGGCAGCAGCCAGGGAAACCTCACGGAGGGCCAGTAAACTCGATGAGGAGGGCGTTGAGGTAGCCGTGTGTCGCCATGGCTACCTCTTGAAAGGCCTAAATATGTACCGGGGTGAAATGTTTGCCTACCCTCTGTATCTCCAGAGAGAAATTCAGGCCACAGCAAATGTCAAATTCTTTGCCATGGATGTCACCTGCAAGTACTGGCCATACCTCCAAAAGGTAGTGGCTGCCCTTCCACCACTCCAGGGGCTCTTGCAGATGAGGCCATTCCTCAGCATCATGCATGCCAGGGCTCATGCCACAAAGTGTGAg CTTAAATGGAGTGGCAGGAATCAGGAGGGAGCGGGCACAACGGCTGGTGAAGAGGTTGAGCAGGTGAACAGCTACCTCTCCCGTTGTGCTCTGACAACAAAATATATGTCTAAAGCAG CCCGTGTGGACATGCTGACTGTCCATGCAATGGAATGGAACAGGCACAAGGGAGACAATCTCCACAAGGCCCTCTCCACAAgatatgtgaag ACTTGTCAAAGAGCTGTGGAGGAGACAGCAAGACTTCTAGAGCTCAGAGAAGAGGTCCATTGCTCAGAGGAGATGGCACTGCAGTGGGTTATGGATGTTCAGGAATGGGCTGGGG AGACAACAGATGCCGCCAGTGATCAACGATCCCTGCAACAACAGTCCATTGAGGGGCTTCATCTGAGCCTTCACCACAGAAAACAGAGCCTCTACCGTCAAAATG ACAGCAACAAGCTTCGTCACCGCCTGCGCAAAAATTTGGCGAAAGACAAGCGGCGTCTCTTCGAACAGATTGCCGAATACAACAGGCTGGTGTCAGAGATGCAGATCAATGTGGCAGTGGTCGAGAG GGTATAA